From one Paeniglutamicibacter psychrophenolicus genomic stretch:
- a CDS encoding GuaB1 family IMP dehydrogenase-related protein: protein MKFLNDVRPAHDLTYSDTFMVPSRSAVVSRSGVDLATPDRVGTSIPLVVSNMTAVAGKRMAETVARRGGVTILPQDISLAALTDMVTKVKAAHTVFETPITVDVNDSVSTALALLGKRSHGAAVVLDGHRPVGIVAEKDCFEVDRFTPINKVMTPDIVTVAKDADLDSVFDTLAIRHLGMVPVLDGEHLAGVLTRKGVLRSGLYTPAVDPDGRLMVGAAVGINGDVGSKTAELLEAGVDVIVLDTAHGHQEKMIEALPLAVAARDAFARRTGRRIQIAAGNVVTAAGTRDLAAAGADILKVGVGPGAMCTTRMMTGVGRPQFSAVLECADAARQAGVEVWADGGVKYPRDVALALAAGAASVMIGSWFAGTYESAGDLASDGEGRLYKESFGMASARAVQQRTRHQSALERARAALFEEGISHSRMYLDTQRPGVEDLIDSIVSGVRSSFSYAGAASIAEFRERVIVGVQSAAGYEEGRPREVSW from the coding sequence GTGAAGTTTCTCAACGATGTGCGCCCCGCCCACGACCTGACCTACAGCGACACCTTCATGGTTCCCTCGCGATCGGCGGTGGTGTCCCGCTCCGGGGTGGACCTTGCCACCCCCGATCGCGTGGGGACCTCCATTCCGCTGGTGGTCTCCAACATGACGGCCGTCGCCGGCAAGCGCATGGCCGAAACCGTCGCCCGCCGCGGCGGGGTCACGATCCTGCCCCAGGACATCTCCCTGGCCGCCCTCACCGACATGGTCACGAAGGTCAAGGCCGCACACACCGTCTTTGAAACGCCCATCACCGTGGATGTCAACGACTCGGTCTCCACCGCGCTGGCCCTGCTGGGCAAGCGCTCCCACGGTGCGGCGGTGGTGCTCGACGGGCACCGCCCGGTGGGCATCGTCGCGGAAAAGGACTGCTTCGAGGTCGACCGCTTCACCCCGATCAACAAGGTCATGACCCCGGACATCGTCACGGTGGCCAAGGACGCGGACCTTGACTCGGTGTTCGACACCCTGGCCATCCGGCACCTGGGCATGGTCCCGGTGCTCGATGGCGAGCACCTGGCCGGCGTGCTGACGCGCAAGGGCGTGCTGCGCTCCGGGCTATACACCCCGGCGGTCGACCCGGACGGCCGGCTCATGGTCGGTGCGGCCGTGGGCATCAACGGAGACGTCGGTTCCAAGACCGCCGAACTGCTCGAGGCCGGAGTGGATGTGATCGTGCTGGACACCGCCCACGGGCACCAGGAAAAGATGATCGAGGCCCTGCCGCTGGCGGTCGCCGCCCGCGACGCCTTTGCCCGGCGCACCGGACGCCGGATCCAGATTGCTGCAGGAAACGTGGTCACGGCCGCAGGAACCCGCGACCTGGCCGCGGCCGGCGCCGACATCCTGAAGGTCGGGGTGGGGCCAGGGGCCATGTGCACCACCCGGATGATGACCGGGGTGGGGCGCCCGCAATTCTCCGCGGTCCTGGAATGCGCCGACGCCGCGCGCCAGGCCGGGGTCGAGGTGTGGGCCGACGGCGGGGTCAAGTACCCGCGCGACGTGGCCCTGGCGCTGGCCGCCGGAGCCGCCAGCGTGATGATCGGCTCCTGGTTCGCCGGGACCTACGAATCGGCCGGGGACCTGGCCTCCGACGGCGAGGGCCGGCTCTACAAGGAGAGCTTCGGCATGGCCTCGGCGCGCGCGGTGCAGCAACGAACCCGGCACCAGTCTGCCCTCGAGCGAGCCCGCGCCGCGCTCTTCGAGGAGGGGATCTCGCATTCGCGCATGTACCTGGATACGCAGCGACCGGGCGTGGAGGACCTGATCGATTCGATCGTTTCCGGGGTCCGCTCGTCCTTCAGCTACGCCGGGGCAGCCTCGATCGCCGAGTTCCGCGAGCGCGTCATCGTCGGGGTGCAGTCCGCCGCCGGCTACGAGGAGGGACGCCCGCGCGAGGTGTCCTGGTAG
- a CDS encoding MFS transporter, translated as MARTPDDPTALAGGGEAGLPEALRTPTKDVTRSWVASVVAINIGINIVFFAPINVLLGLQATAIDAGSKEAILSLVTACGASVALVANPLFGALSDRTVSKMGRRSPWILAGAILGAAALLVLSGATTVGLMLLGWCGLQAAANAAYSTVTATIPDRVPERRRGGIGGLAAMGQTVGILLGAVVGFVISGNIAVGYMICAVALVVSVIPYVLRPNDPQLPREFRTDFNLLDFAKGFWINPLTHRDFGWAWLTRFMMNTGNQMTIVYLLFFLTDVVHHPDPAGGVLVLTGIYAVMVIISAVILGPISDRSGKRKIFVIISSIVVACSALIIAVSQNFTGAIIGAAVLGLGFGAYLAVDFALLTQVLPSAKSRGKDMGVINVANSLPQVIAPALAFVSVKMLGGYTALFIVAAVIGIFGALLVRNIRSVP; from the coding sequence TTGGCGCGCACACCCGACGATCCCACGGCCCTTGCCGGCGGCGGCGAGGCCGGGCTTCCCGAGGCCCTGCGCACGCCGACCAAGGACGTCACCCGCAGCTGGGTGGCCTCGGTCGTGGCGATCAACATCGGCATCAACATCGTCTTCTTCGCCCCCATCAACGTGTTGCTGGGGTTGCAGGCCACGGCCATCGACGCCGGGTCCAAGGAAGCGATCCTGTCGCTGGTCACCGCCTGCGGCGCATCGGTGGCCCTGGTGGCCAACCCGCTCTTCGGGGCGTTGTCGGACCGCACGGTCTCCAAGATGGGCCGCCGCTCGCCGTGGATCCTCGCCGGGGCCATCCTGGGTGCGGCCGCGCTGCTGGTGCTCTCCGGGGCGACCACCGTCGGGCTGATGCTGCTGGGCTGGTGCGGCCTGCAGGCCGCCGCCAACGCCGCCTATTCCACCGTCACCGCCACCATCCCCGACCGCGTGCCCGAACGCCGGCGCGGCGGCATCGGGGGACTGGCGGCCATGGGGCAAACCGTCGGCATCCTGCTCGGGGCCGTGGTGGGCTTCGTGATCTCGGGGAACATCGCCGTTGGCTACATGATCTGCGCCGTCGCCCTGGTGGTTTCTGTCATCCCCTACGTGCTGCGCCCCAACGACCCGCAGCTGCCGCGCGAATTCCGCACCGACTTCAACCTGCTGGACTTCGCCAAGGGCTTTTGGATCAACCCGCTGACGCACCGGGACTTCGGCTGGGCCTGGCTGACCCGGTTCATGATGAACACCGGCAACCAGATGACCATCGTCTACCTGCTCTTCTTCCTCACCGACGTGGTCCACCACCCGGACCCCGCCGGCGGGGTGCTGGTGTTGACCGGCATCTACGCGGTCATGGTCATCATCAGTGCCGTGATCCTGGGACCCATCAGCGACAGGAGCGGGAAGCGGAAGATCTTCGTGATCATCTCCTCGATCGTCGTCGCCTGCTCCGCGCTGATCATTGCCGTGTCGCAGAACTTCACCGGCGCCATCATCGGGGCGGCGGTGCTGGGGCTCGGTTTCGGCGCGTACCTGGCCGTGGACTTTGCGCTGCTGACCCAGGTGCTGCCCTCGGCCAAGTCCCGGGGCAAGGACATGGGCGTGATCAATGTGGCCAACTCGCTGCCCCAGGTCATCGCCCCGGCGCTCGCGTTCGTTTCGGTGAAGATGCTCGGCGGGTACACGGCCCTGTTCATCGTGGCGGCCGTCATCGGCATCTTCGGTGCCCTGCTGGTGCGCAACATCCGCTCGGTTCCGTAG
- a CDS encoding DUF1540 domain-containing protein, which produces MTVTASVTECSVSNCSFNDHTHCGAAGITIGGNADHAQCATFIDTGSHGGLPKILASVGACQRVECVHNDHLMCGAESVRVGPGADNADCLTYEHGA; this is translated from the coding sequence ATGACCGTCACCGCGTCCGTCACCGAGTGTTCGGTGTCAAATTGCTCGTTCAACGACCACACCCATTGCGGTGCAGCGGGCATCACCATCGGCGGAAACGCCGACCACGCCCAGTGCGCCACGTTCATCGACACCGGCTCGCACGGCGGCCTGCCCAAGATCCTGGCCTCGGTGGGCGCCTGCCAGCGGGTCGAATGCGTCCACAACGACCACCTGATGTGTGGCGCGGAGTCGGTGCGCGTGGGCCCCGGGGCCGACAATGCCGACTGCCTGACCTACGAACACGGGGCCTGA
- a CDS encoding DedA family protein — MDWLKDAPFGWAFAFLFLLSMARANTTYWLGRGIAAGVKHTRFQHVLTGPIYQRAERFIQRWGIFAIPLSFMTVGIQTAVNASAGVARMPVQRYLPAAVVGCLIWATIYSTVGMAVIYAWMALGWQWIVAGALVLAITTLAWIRYRRQNS; from the coding sequence ATGGACTGGTTAAAAGACGCACCCTTCGGCTGGGCGTTTGCCTTTCTGTTCCTGCTTTCCATGGCCCGTGCGAACACCACCTACTGGCTGGGCCGCGGCATCGCCGCCGGGGTGAAGCACACCCGCTTCCAGCATGTGCTCACCGGGCCGATCTACCAGCGGGCCGAACGCTTCATCCAGCGCTGGGGCATCTTTGCCATACCGCTGTCGTTCATGACCGTGGGCATCCAGACCGCGGTCAACGCCAGCGCTGGTGTCGCCCGGATGCCGGTGCAGCGCTACCTCCCGGCGGCCGTTGTCGGCTGCCTGATCTGGGCCACCATCTATTCCACCGTGGGCATGGCAGTGATCTACGCCTGGATGGCCCTGGGTTGGCAGTGGATCGTGGCGGGGGCGCTGGTGCTGGCGATCACGACCCTGGCGTGGATTCGCTACCGCCGGCAAAACTCCTGA
- a CDS encoding Lrp/AsnC family transcriptional regulator, whose amino-acid sequence MAITQRNIRQSNPVELDDIDRGLLRMLTENARRTNNSLAEELGIAPSTCLARLNALRSAGVIRRFTLEIDPEVLGHALEALIFVKIRPGARHLMSSFAEEMRAKPGVTQLFFLGGADDFLIHVAVRDSKDVRQFVLDNLSANPAVATTQTSLVFEHSQGAVPWL is encoded by the coding sequence ATGGCCATCACTCAAAGGAATATTCGCCAGTCCAACCCCGTGGAGCTGGACGACATCGACCGCGGGCTGCTGCGCATGCTCACGGAGAACGCACGCCGCACCAACAACTCGCTCGCCGAGGAACTGGGCATCGCCCCCTCCACCTGCCTGGCCCGGCTCAACGCCCTGCGCTCGGCCGGGGTCATCCGCCGCTTCACCCTCGAAATCGACCCCGAGGTGCTGGGGCACGCGCTCGAGGCGTTGATCTTCGTGAAGATCCGCCCCGGCGCCCGCCACCTGATGTCCTCCTTTGCCGAGGAAATGCGCGCCAAGCCCGGGGTCACCCAGCTTTTCTTCCTGGGCGGTGCCGACGACTTCCTGATCCACGTGGCGGTGCGCGACTCCAAGGACGTGCGCCAGTTCGTGCTGGACAACCTCTCGGCGAACCCGGCGGTGGCCACCACCCAGACCTCGCTGGTCTTCGAGCACAGCCAGGGCGCGGTGCCCTGGCTGTAG
- a CDS encoding NRAMP family divalent metal transporter, which produces MATPSTKPKLSTSARRTAMLGAMFLMATSAIGPGFITQTTEFTVQIGASFAFAIVVSILVDIAVQLNVWRIIGVSGLRAQELGNKVLPGIGWILAALVFIGGMVFNIGNIAGTGLGMNAMMGLDPKIGGIISAVVAILIFLSKRAGMALDKIVVLLGAIMILLMLYVAIVAAPPVGEALKNAVLPENISFLIITTLIGGTVGGYITYAGAHRMLDSGAAGVENVKDITKTSILSIIVTGIMRVLLFLAILGVVAGGVVLTSDNKAAEAFGHAAGEIGMRSFGVILWAAALTSVIGAAYTSVSFVTKSTTPERTRNLITVAFIAVCTVIYMFLGQAPQTLLIFAGAFNGLILPVGFAVLLWAAWRRRDLLQGYVYPKWLLIIGVATWLLTLFLGWNSLAGLAKLWA; this is translated from the coding sequence ATGGCCACTCCAAGCACGAAACCGAAGCTCAGCACTTCCGCCAGGCGCACAGCAATGCTTGGCGCCATGTTCCTCATGGCCACCAGCGCCATTGGGCCCGGCTTCATCACCCAGACCACCGAATTCACGGTCCAGATCGGCGCCTCCTTCGCCTTCGCGATCGTCGTCTCCATCCTGGTGGACATCGCCGTCCAGCTGAACGTGTGGCGGATCATCGGCGTCTCGGGCCTCCGCGCCCAGGAACTAGGCAACAAGGTGCTCCCCGGCATCGGCTGGATCCTGGCCGCGCTGGTCTTCATCGGCGGCATGGTCTTCAACATCGGCAACATCGCCGGCACCGGCCTGGGCATGAACGCCATGATGGGGCTCGACCCCAAGATCGGCGGCATCATTTCCGCCGTCGTGGCGATCCTGATCTTCCTCTCCAAGCGCGCCGGCATGGCCCTGGACAAGATCGTGGTCCTGCTCGGCGCGATCATGATCCTTTTGATGCTCTACGTGGCAATCGTTGCCGCGCCCCCGGTGGGCGAGGCCCTGAAGAATGCCGTCCTGCCGGAAAACATCAGCTTCCTGATCATCACCACGCTGATCGGCGGCACCGTCGGTGGCTACATCACCTATGCCGGCGCCCACCGCATGCTCGACTCCGGCGCCGCCGGCGTCGAGAACGTCAAGGACATCACCAAGACCTCGATCCTGAGCATCATCGTCACCGGCATCATGCGCGTGCTGCTGTTCCTGGCCATCCTCGGCGTCGTCGCCGGGGGAGTCGTGCTGACCAGCGACAACAAGGCCGCCGAGGCCTTCGGCCACGCTGCGGGCGAGATCGGCATGCGTTCCTTCGGCGTGATCCTCTGGGCCGCCGCCCTGACGTCCGTCATCGGCGCCGCGTACACCTCGGTTTCCTTCGTCACCAAGTCGACCACCCCCGAGCGCACCCGCAACCTGATCACCGTCGCGTTCATCGCGGTCTGTACCGTCATCTACATGTTCCTGGGCCAGGCCCCGCAGACGCTGCTGATCTTCGCCGGCGCCTTCAACGGTCTGATCCTGCCGGTCGGCTTCGCGGTCCTGCTCTGGGCCGCCTGGCGCCGCCGCGACCTGCTGCAGGGCTACGTCTACCCCAAGTGGCTGCTGATTATCGGCGTCGCCACCTGGCTGCTGACCCTGTTCCTGGGCTGGAACTCGTTGGCCGGCCTGGCCAAGCTCTGGGCCTAG